A single genomic interval of Porphyromonas sp. oral taxon 275 harbors:
- a CDS encoding bifunctional 3-deoxy-7-phosphoheptulonate synthase/chorismate mutase type II — protein MTTDPSMPASPFTRLHLAQAPHHPCPLIAGPCSAETEAQTLETARALAVQGVHYYRASLWKPRTRPGSFEGVGQLGLPWLRRVETELGMQALTEVATAEHVEEAYAVGLRAFWIGARTTASPFAIAELAEALSGRDVLLLVKNPPQPDLELWEGALLRLQAAGITQLGAIHRGFSTYARGSYRNAPLWQLPIELQRRHPELTILVDPSHIAGNRQLVPLVARMGLEMNFSGLIIETHCTPEAAWSDAAQQLSPLQLQQLLQQLDLGPASPSAVPSLDLDPLRAEIDRLDGQLLSLLSERMQIAERIGALKRAAHLPIVQPDRYRQLLEARLQEGRARGLDEGFVRELFSSIHEAAVHVQQAAQH, from the coding sequence TTGACTACTGACCCATCCATGCCCGCCAGTCCCTTCACTAGACTTCACCTAGCCCAAGCCCCCCATCACCCCTGTCCGCTCATCGCTGGGCCCTGCAGCGCCGAGACCGAGGCACAGACCCTCGAGACGGCCCGAGCGCTCGCCGTCCAAGGGGTGCACTACTACCGCGCTAGCCTCTGGAAGCCCCGCACACGCCCAGGCTCCTTCGAGGGCGTCGGTCAGCTAGGCCTCCCCTGGCTAAGGCGTGTGGAGACAGAGCTAGGGATGCAGGCACTGACGGAGGTCGCCACGGCCGAGCATGTTGAGGAGGCCTACGCCGTAGGGCTACGTGCCTTCTGGATCGGCGCCAGGACGACGGCGAGCCCCTTCGCCATCGCCGAGCTGGCGGAGGCCCTTAGCGGTCGGGACGTGCTGCTGCTGGTCAAGAATCCCCCGCAGCCCGACCTCGAGCTCTGGGAAGGCGCCCTCCTACGGCTGCAGGCTGCAGGCATCACGCAGCTGGGGGCGATCCACCGAGGCTTCAGCACCTACGCCCGCGGCAGCTACCGCAACGCTCCGCTCTGGCAGCTGCCCATCGAGCTACAGCGCCGCCACCCCGAGCTAACCATCCTCGTAGACCCCAGCCACATCGCTGGCAACCGACAGCTGGTACCGCTGGTGGCGCGTATGGGGCTGGAGATGAACTTCTCGGGCCTCATCATCGAGACCCACTGCACGCCCGAGGCCGCCTGGAGCGACGCCGCCCAACAGCTGAGTCCGCTTCAGCTGCAGCAGCTCCTCCAGCAGCTCGACCTCGGCCCGGCGAGTCCCAGCGCCGTCCCTTCCCTCGACCTCGACCCGCTACGTGCCGAGATCGACCGCCTCGACGGCCAGCTCCTCTCCCTCCTCTCCGAGCGCATGCAGATAGCCGAGCGCATCGGCGCCCTCAAGCGTGCCGCACACCTGCCCATCGTCCAGCCCGATCGCTACCGTCAGCTCCTGGAGGCGCGTCTGCAGGAGGGGCGTGCCCGCGGCCTTGATGAAGGCTTCGTCCGCGAGCTCTTCAGCTCCATCCACGAGGCCGCCGTACACGTACAGCAGGCAGCACAGCACTAA
- a CDS encoding FtsX-like permease family protein: MNALLLRLLKRHISPAQLLGFVLANLIGLGILLLGLQFYRDALTALSAKDSLMRADYLIISKQVSSGLFGSRDNSFSAEEIADLEQQPFVAALGRFTPSKFQVSAGLGLGSALGGGLSTYMFLEAVPDRFLDLKPSDWHWEEGQQEVPLIIPRSYLGLYNSAFAQSQGLPLLSEATIGAIPLGLELRGGLEEQHYRGRIVGFSNRLNTLLVPEHFIQQMNRRLAPELPASPTRLILELHNPSDPAIALYLREHSYESEGERLASSQSMYFLRLLSGVVLGVGLLISALSAYLLLLSIYLLLQKNSRQLENLLLLGYSQRQLVLPYVLLTLVLNLLALLAALGLVLWVRGYYLEAASRLVPEDLGASLLPTLLLGLGLLVGTTLVNAVAIGRKVRSLRAFARR; the protein is encoded by the coding sequence ATGAACGCCCTTCTCCTACGCCTACTGAAGCGCCACATCAGCCCTGCCCAGCTGCTGGGCTTCGTCCTGGCGAACCTCATCGGCCTCGGCATCCTCCTGCTGGGACTACAGTTCTACCGCGACGCCCTGACGGCGCTCTCGGCCAAGGACAGCCTGATGCGCGCCGACTACCTCATCATCTCCAAGCAGGTCTCCTCGGGCCTCTTTGGCTCGCGGGACAATAGCTTCAGCGCCGAGGAGATCGCCGACCTCGAGCAGCAGCCCTTCGTCGCCGCCCTGGGGCGCTTCACCCCCTCTAAGTTCCAGGTCTCGGCAGGCCTAGGCCTGGGCAGCGCGCTCGGCGGTGGGCTCTCGACCTACATGTTCCTCGAGGCCGTCCCCGACCGCTTCCTCGACCTCAAGCCCAGCGACTGGCACTGGGAGGAAGGGCAGCAGGAGGTGCCGCTCATCATCCCGCGCAGCTACCTCGGGCTGTACAACTCAGCCTTCGCCCAGAGCCAAGGCCTCCCCCTGCTGAGTGAGGCGACGATAGGTGCTATCCCGCTGGGGCTGGAGCTCAGAGGAGGGCTAGAGGAGCAGCACTACCGCGGGCGTATCGTCGGCTTCTCCAATAGGCTCAATACGCTCCTTGTCCCCGAGCACTTCATCCAGCAGATGAATCGCCGCCTCGCCCCCGAGCTCCCCGCCAGCCCCACCCGCCTCATCCTCGAGCTACACAACCCGAGCGACCCCGCCATAGCCCTCTATCTACGAGAGCACAGCTACGAGAGCGAAGGCGAGCGCCTGGCCTCTAGCCAGTCGATGTACTTCCTGCGCCTCCTCTCGGGCGTCGTCCTCGGCGTCGGGCTCCTGATCTCTGCCCTCTCGGCCTACCTGCTGCTGCTCTCCATCTACCTCCTCTTGCAGAAGAATAGCCGCCAGCTGGAGAACCTCCTCCTGCTCGGCTACAGCCAGCGCCAGCTCGTCCTGCCCTACGTCCTCCTGACGCTCGTGCTGAATCTGCTGGCCCTGCTGGCCGCCCTAGGGCTCGTCCTCTGGGTACGCGGCTACTACCTCGAGGCGGCCAGCCGCCTCGTCCCCGAGGATCTCGGCGCCTCGCTGCTACCGACGCTGCTCCTAGGGCTGGGCCTGCTGGTGGGGACGACGCTCGTCAACGCCGTGGCCATAGGGCGCAAGGTAAGGAGCCTCCGAGCCTTCGCGCGGCGCTAA
- a CDS encoding ATP-binding cassette domain-containing protein produces MQHITLSGVCPEVFRDQALQSQVWRTELTLLRGERYLIEASSGAGKSSLCSYLYGWRGDYEGTIAFDGADLRTFKASRWTELRQHSLSFLVQDMRLFEELTAWENVQLKNQLTGYHSPERIRQLFALLGIEDKLHSPARLLSLGQQQRVALIRCLCQPYDFLLLDEPISHLDEANALTLASLITEEADQQGAGIIVTSVGKQLPLDYDQTLQL; encoded by the coding sequence ATGCAGCACATCACCCTCAGCGGAGTATGCCCCGAGGTCTTCCGCGACCAAGCCCTCCAGAGTCAGGTATGGCGTACGGAGCTGACGCTGCTCCGTGGCGAGCGCTACCTCATCGAGGCCAGCTCAGGGGCAGGTAAGAGCAGCCTCTGCAGCTACCTCTACGGCTGGCGCGGGGACTACGAGGGCACGATCGCCTTCGACGGAGCGGACCTCCGCACCTTCAAGGCCTCGCGCTGGACGGAGCTTCGCCAGCATAGCCTCTCCTTCCTCGTGCAGGACATGCGCCTTTTCGAGGAGCTCACCGCCTGGGAGAACGTCCAGCTCAAGAATCAGCTCACTGGCTACCACAGCCCTGAGCGCATCCGCCAGCTCTTCGCTCTCCTCGGAATAGAGGATAAGCTCCACAGCCCAGCACGCCTGCTCTCACTGGGGCAGCAGCAGCGTGTGGCGCTCATCCGCTGCCTCTGCCAGCCCTATGACTTCCTCCTGCTGGACGAGCCCATCAGCCATCTGGACGAGGCCAATGCCCTGACGCTGGCGAGCCTCATCACCGAGGAGGCTGACCAGCAGGGCGCTGGGATCATCGTCACCAGCGTGGGCAAGCAGCTCCCCCTCGACTACGACCAGACGCTCCAGCTCTAA
- a CDS encoding rhomboid family intramembrane serine protease, with protein MTVTTKLLRLLELEGTLTGRLILLQLVGWLLVGCWGELDGFLGLSLLPQLPFGFSPEWSSLLRAPWTLLSYIFPHEHPLHLLANLLLLYWVGLEVERQLGAARTLALYIYGALAGSLSYLLGYQLSLLSGIGLILPLSLVGASAAILMVASVSLLTAWPSYSAARRATLGLVSLLVVGYIAAGLISDFNRGGALAHLGAILAGLLYWSAQRRGYEPSRALEGYLQRHQLLGCTPSAAQTEPLSSTTSPLSEAEQSELLALQQRLRYSGYPSLTSQEQQRLLHLLSRSTDQPLTQGDAQA; from the coding sequence ATGACTGTTACCACTAAGCTCCTACGCCTGCTGGAGCTCGAGGGGACGCTGACAGGGCGCCTCATCCTGCTGCAGCTCGTCGGCTGGCTACTGGTCGGCTGCTGGGGTGAGCTCGACGGGTTCCTTGGGCTCAGCCTCCTGCCGCAGCTGCCCTTCGGCTTCAGCCCCGAGTGGAGCTCCCTCCTACGTGCTCCCTGGACGCTCCTTAGCTATATCTTCCCCCACGAGCACCCGCTACATCTGCTGGCGAACCTCCTCCTGCTCTACTGGGTGGGACTCGAGGTAGAGCGCCAGCTCGGGGCAGCCCGCACGCTCGCGCTCTATATATATGGAGCGCTCGCAGGCTCGCTGAGCTACCTCTTGGGCTACCAGCTGAGCCTCCTCTCGGGGATAGGCCTCATCCTGCCGCTGAGCCTCGTGGGCGCCTCGGCAGCCATTCTCATGGTCGCCTCAGTGAGCCTCCTCACCGCCTGGCCCAGCTACAGCGCCGCGCGGCGTGCTACCCTCGGGCTCGTGAGCCTCCTCGTGGTGGGCTACATCGCCGCAGGGCTCATCAGCGACTTCAACCGCGGTGGGGCGCTGGCGCATCTAGGCGCCATCCTCGCTGGCCTCCTCTACTGGAGCGCCCAGCGCCGCGGCTACGAGCCCAGCCGCGCCCTAGAGGGCTACCTCCAGCGGCACCAGCTCCTGGGCTGCACCCCGAGCGCCGCCCAGACCGAGCCCCTCTCCAGCACCACCTCTCCCCTCAGCGAGGCAGAGCAGAGCGAACTCCTCGCCTTGCAGCAGCGCCTCCGCTACTCGGGCTACCCCAGCCTTACCTCCCAGGAGCAGCAGCGCCTGCTCCACCTCCTCTCTCGATCGACAGACCAGCCCCTGACTCAAGGAGATGCACAAGCCTAG
- a CDS encoding 2-amino-4-hydroxy-6-hydroxymethyldihydropteridine diphosphokinase has translation MRRHRFVLTLGSNDRPSEQIAWTLEQLAGLPLELRSSTPRSSSPVDFPLSSAPFTDVVLLGYTALELDELQRLLKALEQRAGRTPEQRRLHPERIPIDIDLITWDGTILKPKDCTRPYLQQGLAELGIPLLD, from the coding sequence ATGCGACGCCACCGCTTCGTCCTCACCCTCGGGAGCAACGACCGCCCCAGCGAGCAGATCGCCTGGACCCTGGAGCAGCTGGCGGGCCTGCCGCTAGAGCTTCGGAGCTCTACCCCACGCAGCTCCAGCCCTGTGGACTTCCCCCTCTCCTCCGCCCCCTTTACCGATGTCGTCCTCCTGGGCTATACCGCACTGGAGCTCGACGAACTGCAGCGCCTGCTCAAGGCCCTAGAGCAGCGAGCAGGCCGCACGCCCGAGCAGCGCCGCCTGCACCCCGAGCGCATCCCCATAGACATCGACCTCATCACCTGGGACGGGACCATCCTCAAGCCGAAGGACTGCACCCGCCCCTACCTACAGCAAGGGCTAGCCGAGCTCGGCATCCCGCTCCTCGACTAG
- the mnmE gene encoding tRNA uridine-5-carboxymethylaminomethyl(34) synthesis GTPase MnmE, whose amino-acid sequence MSYTPLMSDTICAVATAPGVGGVALIRVSGSEARGIVDQIFHCRQLATLERAKDRCAYFGRIVHEGKFLDEVLVTCFYAPHSYTGEDVVEIACHGSLYIQQALLEALTDQGCRMAEPGEYTRRAYLNGKMDLSRAEAVADLIASESAAQHRMALTQMRGGYSREFAQLRERLIQLTALMELELDFSEEDVTFADRSELLSLSQELETKIQSLVESFRLGNAIKKGIPVALAGATNVGKSTLLNALLGEERAIVSDIHGTTRDTVEEVMNVDGLLFRFIDTAGLRHTADQIEALGIERSYARIDEASLILLVLDASRLLQALPPAVSQHLSSAHPASPGDRADQLKPTAETSNKGCHSELQQPHAPEPQEPADQLAEVQQLRQRLDPARLIVLLNKVDLLDPAELEQLLDQLPQLLELSADIPILPLAARMGSGLPELRKALVTRLALPELSPSSLVVSNARHHALLKQAAAQLALVRQGLAEGLPTDLLAPDLHLAISALGEVTGGEITSDAVLHHIFAHFCIGK is encoded by the coding sequence ATGAGCTATACCCCCCTTATGAGCGACACGATCTGCGCCGTAGCCACCGCCCCTGGCGTCGGCGGCGTCGCCCTCATCCGCGTCTCGGGCAGCGAAGCCCGCGGCATCGTCGATCAGATCTTCCACTGCCGCCAGCTCGCCACTCTGGAGCGGGCGAAGGATCGCTGTGCCTACTTCGGCCGGATCGTCCATGAGGGGAAGTTCCTCGACGAGGTGCTGGTCACCTGCTTCTACGCCCCGCACAGCTACACGGGTGAGGACGTGGTGGAGATCGCTTGCCACGGCTCCCTCTACATACAGCAGGCGCTCCTCGAGGCGCTGACCGACCAAGGCTGCCGCATGGCCGAGCCAGGCGAATACACCCGCCGCGCCTACCTCAACGGCAAGATGGACCTCAGCCGCGCCGAGGCCGTGGCCGACCTCATCGCCTCGGAGAGTGCCGCGCAGCACCGCATGGCCCTCACGCAGATGCGCGGCGGCTACAGCCGTGAGTTCGCCCAGCTCCGCGAGCGCCTCATCCAGCTGACGGCCTTGATGGAGCTCGAGCTGGACTTCAGCGAGGAGGATGTCACCTTCGCCGATCGCAGCGAGCTCTTGAGCCTGAGCCAGGAGCTGGAGACGAAGATCCAGAGCCTCGTCGAGAGCTTCCGCCTCGGCAATGCCATCAAGAAGGGTATTCCCGTGGCGCTGGCTGGCGCAACCAACGTGGGCAAGAGCACCCTCCTCAACGCCCTCCTCGGCGAGGAGCGTGCCATCGTCAGCGACATCCACGGCACGACGCGCGACACCGTGGAGGAGGTGATGAACGTCGATGGCCTGCTCTTCCGCTTCATCGACACCGCAGGGCTGCGCCACACGGCCGACCAGATCGAAGCCCTCGGCATAGAGCGCAGCTACGCCCGGATTGACGAGGCCAGCCTCATCCTCCTCGTCCTCGACGCCTCCCGCCTGCTCCAAGCCCTCCCCCCTGCCGTCTCCCAGCACTTATCCTCCGCCCACCCCGCCTCCCCAGGCGACAGAGCGGACCAGCTCAAGCCCACCGCCGAAACCAGCAATAAGGGCTGCCACAGCGAACTGCAGCAGCCCCACGCCCCCGAGCCTCAAGAGCCAGCGGACCAGCTTGCCGAGGTGCAGCAGCTACGCCAGCGCCTCGACCCCGCACGGCTCATCGTCCTACTGAATAAGGTAGACCTCCTCGACCCAGCCGAACTAGAGCAGCTCCTTGACCAACTGCCGCAGCTCCTCGAGCTCAGCGCCGATATCCCCATCCTCCCGCTAGCAGCGCGCATGGGCAGCGGGCTCCCCGAGCTCCGCAAGGCGCTGGTCACGCGCCTCGCCCTCCCCGAGCTAAGTCCCTCTTCGCTCGTGGTAAGCAACGCCCGTCACCATGCCCTGCTCAAGCAAGCCGCCGCCCAACTTGCGCTCGTTCGTCAAGGCCTCGCCGAAGGCCTCCCGACCGACCTCCTAGCCCCCGATCTTCACCTCGCGATCAGCGCCCTCGGCGAAGTCACTGGCGGCGAGATCACCAGCGACGCCGTCCTCCACCACATCTTCGCCCACTTCTGCATCGGCAAGTAA
- a CDS encoding polysaccharide deacetylase family protein, whose product MYASSPYPILCSKIRQYLIDFLIGPVVLQGHGQERYRRRFELIGYTSDPEEMKQYPIVIIPSGFFDRRIYGTEAAYPQLPLTEWRGIPLLFGEPREEWHPETGQLILYADLLASAFFLVSRYEEMYCRKQRDDYGRFLGKYSLPYRAGFLQRPIVDEYGATLRQLALDYGLVERYGLQLEERPQTFSHVNLTHDLARPYNYRGWRSFLRAWLREGKSLRQALRLVLSPDAEDDYYTYPKFLEWDKALRDQLDKGQVDLYFFIRMPSRHTLDKPCYRPRSPYIRRILLEGKRHGVRLGLQSSFAAGKHAERIREERRLFEHYFKQRPQGVRHNRLMSCEPEDLLQAYFSGFRNDFTMGYPDVAGFRLGTCRPVRFINPNTRLLTDLVMHPLILRDLTLSDARYMALDQAAATELAEQLVRTTARYNGSLTLLWHNDLLSQRTHPWHSVLYRAILRLVAELHRAQQAPELASIDY is encoded by the coding sequence GTGTACGCCAGCAGCCCGTATCCTATACTGTGCTCCAAGATACGCCAGTACCTCATCGACTTCCTCATCGGCCCCGTCGTCCTGCAGGGCCATGGGCAGGAGCGCTACCGTAGGCGCTTCGAGCTCATCGGCTACACCAGCGACCCCGAGGAGATGAAGCAGTACCCGATCGTGATCATCCCCTCGGGCTTCTTCGATCGTAGGATCTACGGCACCGAGGCCGCCTATCCGCAGCTACCCCTCACGGAGTGGCGCGGCATCCCCCTGCTCTTCGGCGAGCCCCGTGAGGAGTGGCATCCCGAGACGGGGCAGTTGATCCTCTACGCCGACCTCCTGGCCTCGGCCTTCTTCCTCGTCTCCCGCTACGAGGAGATGTACTGCCGCAAGCAGCGCGACGACTACGGCCGCTTCCTCGGCAAGTACTCGCTGCCCTACCGTGCGGGCTTCCTCCAGCGCCCCATCGTAGACGAGTACGGCGCTACGCTGCGGCAGCTGGCACTGGACTACGGCCTCGTGGAGCGCTACGGGCTGCAGCTCGAGGAGCGCCCCCAGACCTTCAGCCACGTCAACCTGACACACGACCTAGCGCGCCCCTACAACTACCGCGGCTGGCGCAGCTTCCTACGCGCCTGGCTGCGTGAGGGCAAATCCCTGAGGCAGGCCCTACGCCTCGTGCTCTCGCCCGACGCAGAGGACGACTACTACACCTACCCTAAGTTCCTCGAGTGGGACAAGGCACTACGGGACCAGCTGGATAAGGGGCAGGTGGACCTCTACTTCTTCATCCGCATGCCCTCACGGCACACGCTGGACAAGCCCTGCTATAGGCCCAGGTCGCCCTACATACGCCGCATCCTCCTCGAGGGGAAGCGCCACGGCGTACGCCTCGGGCTGCAGTCTAGCTTCGCCGCAGGCAAGCATGCCGAGCGCATCCGCGAGGAGCGCAGGCTCTTCGAGCACTACTTCAAGCAGCGTCCCCAGGGCGTGCGGCACAATAGGCTGATGTCCTGCGAGCCCGAGGACCTCTTGCAGGCCTACTTCTCAGGCTTCCGCAATGACTTCACCATGGGCTACCCCGATGTCGCGGGCTTCCGCCTCGGCACCTGCCGCCCCGTACGCTTCATCAATCCCAATACACGCCTGCTGACGGATCTAGTGATGCATCCATTGATCCTGCGCGACCTCACGCTCAGCGACGCGCGCTATATGGCGCTCGACCAGGCTGCCGCCACGGAGCTCGCCGAGCAGCTGGTGCGCACCACGGCGCGCTACAACGGCTCCCTCACGCTACTCTGGCACAACGACCTCCTCTCCCAGCGCACGCACCCCTGGCACTCGGTACTCTACCGCGCCATACTGCGCCTGGTGGCCGAGCTCCATCGTGCCCAGCAGGCTCCCGAGCTTGCCTCCATTGACTACTGA
- a CDS encoding endonuclease/exonuclease/phosphatase family protein, with translation MHKPSPIIRISSRIAKGVLLVGTILYALLFLFGAYSGYIAPMRWTAPAFLGLFFPLLLAGWTLISLFWLLTLDVRRLLLVGAVWLIALPQLLTFFPISRSTKVLGTEGELLRVLSYNVSAFGFKPHSATQPNPILQYIRSSDADIVCLQEAMLNQNPEAGVVTKTLREYLASDYPYIACIQVGTGGSTLAILSKYPLSEVEQIPVPTHANGAIKAKVKLKGRELLLVNVHLESFHLKADDGANYIALAKQGEALQLKDALRAKLGPTFRYHNAQAVILHELIKAYNSPRVLVCGDFNDTPLSYTRRKIGDGLKDAFVARGNGFGFTFRNRPFIVRIDHILYGKAFRALSCEIDKTADESDHYPISAVLALDEAFYQD, from the coding sequence ATGCACAAGCCTAGTCCTATCATCCGCATCAGTTCACGTATCGCCAAGGGCGTCCTCCTCGTGGGGACGATCCTCTACGCCCTCCTCTTCCTCTTCGGCGCCTACTCGGGCTACATCGCCCCGATGCGCTGGACGGCCCCCGCCTTCCTCGGGCTCTTCTTCCCCCTCCTACTGGCGGGCTGGACACTGATCAGCCTCTTCTGGCTGCTGACGCTGGACGTCCGTCGGCTCCTCCTCGTAGGTGCCGTCTGGCTCATCGCCCTACCGCAGCTGCTCACCTTCTTCCCCATCTCCCGCTCGACGAAGGTCCTCGGGACGGAGGGCGAACTGCTGCGCGTACTCAGCTACAACGTCAGCGCCTTCGGCTTCAAGCCCCACAGCGCGACGCAGCCCAACCCCATCCTCCAGTACATCCGCAGCAGCGATGCCGACATCGTCTGCCTGCAGGAGGCCATGCTCAACCAGAACCCCGAGGCGGGCGTCGTCACCAAGACGCTGCGTGAATACTTGGCCTCCGACTACCCCTACATCGCCTGCATCCAGGTCGGCACGGGGGGGAGCACCCTGGCCATACTCTCCAAGTACCCCCTCAGCGAGGTCGAGCAGATCCCCGTGCCTACCCATGCCAACGGTGCCATCAAGGCTAAGGTCAAGCTCAAGGGCCGCGAGCTACTGCTGGTGAACGTACACCTCGAGTCCTTCCACCTCAAGGCCGACGACGGTGCCAACTACATCGCTCTGGCGAAGCAAGGCGAGGCCCTGCAGCTCAAGGACGCCCTGCGCGCCAAGCTTGGCCCGACCTTCCGCTACCACAACGCCCAGGCGGTGATCCTCCACGAGCTGATCAAGGCCTACAACAGCCCCCGTGTGCTGGTCTGCGGCGACTTCAACGACACGCCGCTCTCCTACACCCGCCGCAAGATCGGCGACGGGCTCAAGGACGCCTTCGTCGCCCGCGGCAATGGCTTCGGCTTCACCTTCCGCAATCGTCCCTTCATCGTGCGCATCGACCATATCCTCTACGGCAAGGCCTTCCGCGCCCTGAGCTGCGAGATCGACAAGACCGCCGACGAGAGCGATCACTACCCCATCAGCGCCGTCCTCGCCCTAGACGAGGCCTTCTATCAGGACTAG
- a CDS encoding rhomboid family intramembrane serine protease has translation MQQTSVWNRWAPPATRNLIVINILLWLASLALLRHGIDLDSLFGLHYFAASDFRPHQLLTYGLLHSRAGLDHVLSNMFALWMFGSSIERLWGSKRFLIYYFVCGISAGLMQELSWLYELGDLSAYSGVATEQGVIPVASYMNQLITIGASGSVFGILLAFGVIFPNVRIYIYFLFPMKAKYFVLLYGLLELFLGVSNTGGSVAHFAHLGGMIGGLILILLWRKKGELPNDCYH, from the coding sequence ATGCAACAGACCTCGGTATGGAATCGCTGGGCGCCGCCTGCGACGCGCAACCTTATCGTCATCAATATCCTCCTCTGGCTGGCTTCGCTGGCCTTGCTTCGCCACGGCATCGACCTAGATAGCCTCTTCGGGCTGCACTACTTCGCCGCCTCGGACTTCCGCCCGCACCAGCTGCTCACCTATGGCCTGCTGCACAGCCGCGCGGGGCTCGACCACGTGCTGTCCAATATGTTCGCCCTCTGGATGTTCGGCTCCAGCATCGAGCGCCTCTGGGGGAGCAAGCGCTTCCTCATCTATTACTTCGTCTGCGGGATCTCGGCGGGACTGATGCAGGAGCTCAGCTGGCTCTACGAGCTGGGTGACCTCTCGGCCTACTCAGGGGTAGCGACCGAGCAGGGCGTCATCCCCGTGGCGAGCTACATGAACCAGCTCATCACCATCGGCGCCTCGGGCTCGGTCTTCGGTATCCTGCTGGCCTTCGGGGTGATCTTCCCTAATGTGCGCATCTATATCTACTTCCTCTTCCCGATGAAGGCTAAGTACTTCGTCCTCCTCTACGGCCTGCTCGAGCTCTTCCTCGGTGTAAGCAACACGGGGGGCAGCGTGGCGCACTTCGCCCACCTCGGCGGGATGATCGGCGGCCTCATCCTTATCCTGCTGTGGCGTAAGAAGGGAGAGCTCCCCAATGACTGTTACCACTAA
- a CDS encoding site-specific integrase: protein MATKDPVRLRQRTTRTGRTTLYLDIYVDGVRSYEYLRLYLEPENSRADKEKNRQTLQLAEAIRAKRLVEVRNGQFGFKSSSPKVRFFDYYQRLVEERLGEETKGNWGNWRSALQHLRAYEKREAITLSEITPDWVLGFREFLKRDARAFTAQYTRQVSNRPLSTNSQVSYFNKLRACLRQAHEEGLIATNPAKAVDSIKEQEGTRMYLTIEEVQRLAQTDCTYPSIKRAFLFSCLTGLRRSDVERLTWGDVHRQGDFTRIIFRQKKTRGQEYLDITPEAVELMGERGEPAEHVFSDLHTAGCTNQAIRLWVLKAGIQKDITFHCARHTFATMMLDLGTDIYTVSKLLGHRFLSTTQVYAKVMDKNKQEAVASIPSILRPKE, encoded by the coding sequence ATGGCAACGAAAGACCCGGTACGCCTTCGACAGCGAACAACACGGACGGGGCGAACAACGCTCTACCTCGACATCTACGTGGATGGAGTACGTAGCTATGAATACCTAAGACTCTACCTTGAGCCCGAGAACAGCAGGGCGGACAAGGAGAAGAACCGTCAAACCCTTCAGCTTGCCGAAGCCATACGCGCAAAGCGACTTGTGGAAGTGCGCAATGGGCAGTTTGGCTTCAAGTCCTCTTCCCCCAAGGTGCGCTTCTTCGACTACTACCAACGCCTCGTGGAGGAGCGTCTAGGCGAAGAGACCAAGGGAAACTGGGGCAACTGGCGATCCGCCCTCCAGCACCTCAGAGCGTATGAGAAGCGTGAGGCGATCACGCTTTCTGAGATCACTCCTGATTGGGTGCTAGGTTTCCGTGAGTTCCTCAAGCGCGACGCCCGAGCCTTCACCGCCCAGTACACACGACAGGTCAGCAACCGCCCTCTATCGACCAATAGCCAGGTGTCGTACTTCAACAAGCTCCGCGCGTGCCTCCGACAAGCTCACGAGGAGGGGCTGATTGCCACGAACCCAGCCAAGGCAGTAGACAGCATCAAGGAGCAGGAGGGCACACGTATGTACCTCACGATCGAGGAGGTGCAACGCTTGGCACAGACAGACTGCACCTACCCGAGCATCAAGCGTGCATTCCTCTTCTCGTGCCTCACGGGTTTAAGGCGCAGTGACGTGGAGCGTCTCACGTGGGGGGACGTTCACCGACAGGGGGACTTCACACGCATCATCTTCCGACAGAAAAAGACACGAGGTCAGGAGTATCTAGACATCACGCCCGAAGCGGTGGAGCTCATGGGCGAGCGCGGGGAGCCAGCCGAGCACGTCTTCTCAGACCTGCACACAGCAGGATGCACCAACCAAGCCATCCGCCTCTGGGTGCTGAAGGCTGGCATACAGAAGGATATTACCTTCCACTGTGCACGGCATACCTTCGCTACAATGATGCTCGACCTTGGGACGGACATCTACACCGTGAGCAAGCTCCTCGGTCACCGCTTCCTCTCGACGACGCAGGTCTATGCTAAGGTGATGGACAAGAATAAGCAGGAGGCGGTCGCCTCTATTCCCTCCATCCTCCGCCCCAAGGAATAG